One Candidatus Palauibacter polyketidifaciens DNA segment encodes these proteins:
- the rsgA gene encoding ribosome small subunit-dependent GTPase A gives MSSGGPSATVGRVLRIAGGVYHVDDSRTVVRASLRGRLKRTDSRIVSVGDLVEMERVGDEMRIVRLRARSGALSRHGVSKRREQVIVANVDQVAVVVSVTAPDPDFLMVDRLLALAALSGIDAFLVVNKTDLAEPVPNAASSGAAAGKPAPGDGLEQYAALGVETLRTSVESRAGLGALSERLAGRITVLSGQSGVGKSSLLNAIVPELDLRVGEISERRGRGRHTTVASALYRYPGGGYVADTPGLQYLALWELDPAELSGGFVEIAAMSDACRFADCRHRVEPDCAVRAAVEDGRIGRRRLESYLRLLDEAEKGR, from the coding sequence GTGAGCTCCGGCGGCCCCTCCGCTACCGTTGGCCGCGTGCTGCGGATCGCGGGTGGGGTCTATCACGTCGACGATTCCAGGACGGTAGTCCGGGCCTCGCTGCGGGGGCGCCTGAAGCGGACGGACTCGCGCATCGTTTCGGTCGGCGACCTCGTAGAGATGGAACGCGTCGGCGACGAGATGCGGATCGTTCGGCTTCGCGCGCGAAGCGGCGCGCTCTCCCGGCACGGTGTCTCCAAGCGGCGCGAGCAGGTGATCGTGGCGAACGTGGACCAGGTCGCCGTCGTCGTCTCGGTGACGGCGCCCGATCCCGACTTCCTCATGGTGGACCGACTGCTCGCGCTCGCGGCGCTGAGCGGCATCGATGCCTTCCTCGTCGTGAACAAGACGGACCTCGCGGAGCCTGTGCCAAACGCTGCGAGTTCCGGCGCGGCGGCCGGGAAGCCGGCACCCGGGGACGGCCTCGAACAGTACGCGGCGCTCGGCGTGGAGACGCTGCGGACGAGCGTCGAGTCGAGGGCGGGACTGGGGGCGCTTTCGGAACGCCTCGCGGGGCGGATCACGGTGCTCAGCGGGCAGTCGGGCGTGGGAAAGTCGAGCCTGCTGAACGCGATCGTGCCGGAACTCGACCTGCGCGTGGGCGAGATCAGCGAGCGGCGGGGGCGGGGGCGGCATACGACCGTGGCGTCGGCGCTCTATCGATATCCGGGGGGCGGCTACGTGGCGGACACACCCGGCCTGCAGTACCTGGCGCTGTGGGAGCTGGATCCGGCGGAACTTTCGGGGGGCTTCGTCGAGATCGCCGCGATGAGCGACGCCTGCCGGTTCGCGGACTGCCGGCATCGGGTGGAGCCGGACTGCGCGGTTCGCGCGGCCGTGGAGGATGGGAGGATCGGCCGGAGGCGGCTGGAGAGCTATCTGCGCCTCCTCGACGAGGCGGAGAAGGGTCGGTGA
- a CDS encoding DPP IV N-terminal domain-containing protein yields MNSVYRAGLRRFLPFAAVILLAAPLAAQETAEDPANYRLAARFAPYKIQDLVYSTSVDPQWIEGSESFWYEWETSDGSFYQIVDPVAGTKRQIFDNDRIAAELTRITRDPWDGQHLPIRAIRFIDANTLQFEVESSQDEEEDETESEMEELDEEEEEGEQQRRRARKKVFHFEYDVNTRVLRELEDWEAPDNHPSWASVSPDGQTVIFARDHNLHMMSGDDYRQFLEARRGKSGDEADEAEEGIEVEETQLTTDGEEHYSYAVFERGDTDIERKENADERKRVSISWARDSRRFSLIRRDRREVGNLWVIHMVGNKRPELESYKYDMPGEETVSQPELLIYDLQDRNTVEVAMPEEWKDHRLFTTSARQFRYPDSEEPFRSLWLSPGSDELHFVRQSRDQHRVDVMVADAATGAARVLFEERLNTYVEFQRLELLESGDMLWWSERDGWAHLYRFGPDGTLRNRLTEGPWSVRQVVGIDESAGVVYFQANAREEGEDPYYQHVYRVNLDGSGLTILNPGDFDHRVEMGESNRFFVSNYSRVNTTPAAALHAANGRRIMDLETADFSKLEEAGYGFPEPYTVKADDGVTDLYGVIYKPFDFDPEKTYPIVAYVYPGPQTEAVAKSFSTARYETALAQFGMIVITVGNRGGHPARSKWYHNYGYGNLRDYGLADKKTAIEQLADRHDFVDIDRVGIYGHSGGGFMSTAAMLVYPDFFKVAVSSSGNHNNDVYNQNWSEKHHGVREVVDDSGNVTFEYEIERNSDLAANLKGRLLLTTGDIDNNVHHAGTHRMAEALIRANKRFDYFVFPGQRHGYGDMSDYWFWLRAEYFVKHLLGDTRWSPDITQLNVEQEQTGSR; encoded by the coding sequence ATGAACTCCGTATACCGTGCCGGTCTCCGCCGCTTCCTTCCGTTCGCCGCCGTGATCCTGCTCGCGGCGCCGCTCGCCGCGCAGGAGACCGCGGAAGACCCGGCGAACTACCGCCTCGCGGCGCGCTTCGCACCGTACAAGATCCAGGATCTCGTCTACTCCACCTCGGTCGATCCGCAGTGGATCGAAGGCTCGGAGTCCTTCTGGTACGAATGGGAGACCTCCGACGGTTCTTTCTACCAGATCGTGGATCCGGTGGCGGGGACGAAGCGGCAGATCTTCGACAACGACCGCATCGCGGCCGAACTCACGCGCATCACGCGCGACCCCTGGGACGGCCAGCACCTCCCGATCCGCGCGATCAGGTTCATCGACGCGAACACGCTCCAGTTCGAGGTCGAGTCCTCGCAGGATGAGGAGGAAGACGAGACGGAATCGGAGATGGAGGAGCTGGACGAGGAGGAGGAGGAGGGCGAGCAGCAGCGCCGGCGCGCGCGCAAGAAGGTGTTCCACTTCGAGTACGACGTGAACACGCGGGTGCTGCGGGAACTCGAGGACTGGGAGGCGCCCGACAATCATCCGTCATGGGCCAGCGTGTCCCCCGACGGCCAGACGGTCATCTTCGCCCGCGACCACAACCTCCACATGATGAGCGGGGACGACTACCGGCAGTTCCTCGAGGCGCGCCGCGGGAAGAGCGGGGACGAGGCGGACGAAGCGGAGGAGGGGATCGAGGTCGAGGAGACGCAGCTCACGACGGACGGTGAGGAGCACTACAGCTACGCCGTGTTCGAGCGCGGAGATACGGACATCGAGCGGAAGGAGAACGCGGACGAGCGGAAGCGGGTGTCGATCTCGTGGGCCCGTGATTCACGCCGCTTCTCCCTCATCCGCCGCGACCGGCGCGAGGTGGGGAACCTCTGGGTCATCCACATGGTCGGCAACAAGCGGCCCGAGCTCGAGTCCTACAAGTACGACATGCCGGGCGAGGAGACCGTGAGCCAGCCCGAGCTTCTCATCTACGACCTCCAGGACCGGAACACGGTCGAGGTCGCAATGCCGGAGGAGTGGAAGGACCACCGCCTCTTCACGACTTCCGCGCGCCAGTTCCGCTATCCGGACAGCGAGGAGCCGTTCCGCTCGCTGTGGCTCTCTCCCGGCTCGGACGAACTTCACTTCGTGAGGCAGAGCCGCGACCAGCATCGCGTGGACGTGATGGTCGCGGATGCCGCGACGGGCGCCGCACGCGTGCTGTTCGAGGAGCGGCTCAACACCTACGTGGAGTTCCAGCGGCTCGAACTCCTCGAGTCGGGCGACATGCTGTGGTGGTCCGAGCGGGACGGCTGGGCTCACCTGTACCGGTTCGGGCCGGACGGCACGCTTCGCAATCGCCTCACCGAGGGTCCGTGGTCGGTGCGTCAGGTCGTCGGAATCGACGAGTCGGCCGGCGTCGTCTACTTCCAGGCCAACGCGCGCGAGGAAGGCGAGGATCCCTATTACCAGCACGTGTACCGCGTGAACCTTGACGGCTCCGGGCTGACGATCCTGAACCCCGGCGACTTCGATCACCGCGTCGAGATGGGGGAGTCGAACCGCTTCTTCGTCAGCAACTACTCGCGGGTCAACACGACCCCGGCGGCCGCGCTCCACGCGGCGAACGGTCGCCGGATCATGGACCTCGAGACGGCGGATTTCTCGAAGCTGGAAGAGGCGGGCTACGGTTTCCCCGAGCCCTACACCGTGAAGGCGGACGATGGCGTGACCGACCTGTACGGCGTGATCTACAAGCCGTTCGACTTCGATCCGGAGAAGACGTATCCGATCGTCGCCTACGTCTACCCCGGGCCTCAGACGGAGGCCGTTGCGAAGTCGTTCTCGACGGCGCGCTACGAGACGGCGCTGGCCCAGTTCGGGATGATCGTGATCACGGTGGGGAACCGCGGCGGCCACCCGGCTCGCTCGAAGTGGTACCACAACTACGGCTACGGGAACCTCCGCGACTACGGGCTGGCGGACAAGAAGACCGCGATCGAGCAACTCGCCGACCGGCACGACTTCGTCGACATCGACCGCGTGGGCATCTACGGGCACTCCGGCGGCGGCTTCATGTCGACGGCGGCGATGCTCGTCTACCCGGACTTCTTCAAGGTCGCGGTCTCATCCTCGGGGAACCACAACAACGACGTCTACAACCAGAACTGGTCGGAGAAGCACCACGGCGTGCGTGAAGTCGTTGACGACAGCGGGAACGTGACCTTCGAGTACGAGATCGAGCGCAACTCGGACCTCGCCGCGAACCTGAAGGGGCGTCTGCTGCTCACGACGGGAGACATCGACAACAACGTCCACCACGCCGGCACGCACCGCATGGCCGAGGCGCTGATCCGGGCCAACAAGCGCTTCGATTACTTCGTCTTCCCCGGCCAGCGGCACGGTTACGGGGACATGAGCGACTACTGGTTCTGGCTGCGCGCGGAGTACTTCGTGAAGCACCTGCTGGGCGATACGCGGTGGAGCCCGGACATCACGCAGCTGAACGTCGAGCAGGAGCAGACGGGCAGCCGCTGA
- a CDS encoding non-heme iron oxygenase ferredoxin subunit → MSRFVTVARVDDVPENGTCGVMAEDLAIALIRSGGEVYALEDCCSHEEFPLSDGEVEAGEITCLLHGARFDLATGAPRALPAVMPVRRFDVRIDGDDIQVDLG, encoded by the coding sequence ATGAGCCGATTCGTCACGGTGGCCAGGGTCGACGACGTGCCGGAGAACGGAACGTGCGGGGTGATGGCCGAGGACTTGGCGATCGCCCTCATCCGCAGCGGGGGTGAGGTCTACGCGCTCGAGGACTGCTGCTCCCACGAAGAGTTCCCGCTCTCGGACGGCGAGGTCGAGGCGGGCGAGATCACCTGTCTTCTCCACGGGGCGCGCTTCGATCTGGCGACCGGCGCGCCGAGGGCGCTCCCGGCGGTCATGCCGGTTCGACGCTTCGACGTGCGGATCGACGGGGACGACATTCAGGTCGACCTCGGCTGA
- a CDS encoding SufS family cysteine desulfurase yields the protein MAEMTDTKQATGTLASERPPEAAGHGDAGDVSEDGGWDLAAIRAQFPILSREVHGHPLAYLDNAASSQQPLRVLNRVERYLREEHANVHRGVHQLSAEATEAYEGARRSVAAHAGTRDPAEIVFTRGTTEAVNLVASSWGDASIGAGDEIVLTKMEHHSNLVPWQLLAGRTGCKLRFVDVTPEGTLDLDDYDRLLGKRSRLVACTHVSNSLGTVNPVREIVDRAHAAGALTLIDGAQAAPHMLTDVAKLGCDFYAFSSHKMCGPTGVGALWARRELLEEMPPYQGGGEMISDVKLERSSWAKVPHKFEAGTPNISGVVGFGEAARFLADLGSEAIASHEDALKRAVFERLDEIEGLHLYGPREGRTAVFSFTYGDIHPHDLSTILDQRGIAIRAGHHCNQPLMDHYGISSTARASFYFYNSPREIDVLCEGLALAAEVFGGIA from the coding sequence ATGGCGGAGATGACGGATACGAAGCAGGCGACGGGCACCTTGGCGTCAGAGCGCCCCCCGGAGGCGGCCGGGCACGGCGATGCGGGTGACGTTTCGGAGGACGGCGGCTGGGATCTCGCGGCGATCCGGGCCCAGTTCCCCATTCTCTCGAGGGAAGTCCACGGCCACCCCCTGGCCTACCTCGACAACGCGGCGAGCTCGCAGCAGCCGCTCCGCGTGCTGAACCGGGTCGAGCGCTATCTGCGCGAGGAACACGCCAATGTGCACCGTGGCGTGCATCAGCTCAGCGCCGAAGCGACGGAGGCCTACGAGGGCGCCCGCCGTTCGGTGGCGGCGCATGCGGGGACGAGAGATCCGGCGGAGATCGTCTTCACGCGCGGCACGACGGAGGCGGTGAACCTCGTCGCGTCGAGTTGGGGGGACGCGTCCATCGGCGCGGGCGATGAGATCGTGCTCACGAAGATGGAGCACCATTCGAACCTCGTGCCGTGGCAGCTGCTCGCGGGCCGCACGGGGTGCAAGCTCCGTTTCGTCGACGTCACGCCCGAGGGCACGCTCGATCTGGACGACTACGACCGGCTCCTCGGAAAGCGATCCCGGCTGGTCGCCTGTACGCACGTCTCCAACAGCCTCGGGACCGTCAATCCGGTCCGCGAGATCGTGGACCGCGCTCACGCCGCCGGCGCGCTGACGCTCATCGACGGAGCGCAGGCCGCGCCCCACATGCTCACCGATGTGGCGAAGCTCGGGTGCGACTTCTACGCGTTCAGCAGCCACAAGATGTGTGGCCCTACCGGCGTCGGAGCGTTGTGGGCTAGGAGAGAACTGTTGGAGGAGATGCCCCCGTATCAGGGCGGGGGCGAGATGATCTCCGACGTGAAACTCGAAAGATCTTCCTGGGCGAAGGTTCCCCACAAGTTCGAGGCCGGAACGCCCAACATCTCGGGCGTCGTGGGCTTCGGCGAAGCCGCCCGCTTCCTCGCGGACCTCGGATCGGAGGCGATCGCGTCGCACGAAGACGCCCTGAAGCGCGCCGTTTTCGAGCGGCTCGACGAGATCGAAGGGCTTCACCTGTACGGCCCGCGCGAAGGGCGGACCGCGGTCTTCTCCTTCACCTACGGTGACATACATCCGCACGACCTCTCCACGATCCTCGACCAGCGGGGAATCGCGATCCGGGCGGGGCACCATTGCAACCAGCCGCTGATGGACCACTACGGGATCAGCAGCACGGCCCGGGCGAGCTTCTACTTCTACAATTCGCCGCGGGAGATCGACGTGCTGTGCGAAGGGCTCGCCCTGGCAGCCGAAGTCTTCGGCGGCATCGCCTGA
- the sufU gene encoding Fe-S cluster assembly sulfur transfer protein SufU, which translates to MIEPRPTTPSSSGQSATPGPIDREIPSSLNQLYQEVILDHYRKPRNKGQLDGATHAITMNNPLCGDVIELMLRVEGGSIAEARFLGRGCSISLASASMLTGRVRGKSLEQALELSRKFTHLLHGDGALLSDDDLGDLRTLAGVSKFPVRIKCALLAWNCLEELGDGTDADGGSG; encoded by the coding sequence ATGATCGAACCCCGTCCGACGACGCCGAGCTCCTCGGGACAATCTGCCACGCCCGGGCCGATCGACCGGGAAATCCCTTCGTCGCTCAACCAGCTGTACCAGGAAGTCATCCTCGATCACTACCGGAAACCCCGGAACAAGGGGCAACTGGACGGAGCCACGCACGCGATCACGATGAACAACCCCCTTTGCGGCGACGTGATCGAACTCATGTTGCGCGTGGAAGGGGGGAGCATCGCCGAGGCGCGCTTTCTGGGCCGCGGGTGCTCGATCAGCCTGGCGTCGGCGTCGATGCTCACGGGACGCGTGCGGGGCAAATCGCTCGAGCAGGCGCTGGAACTCTCCCGGAAGTTCACGCACCTCCTGCACGGAGACGGAGCGCTGCTGTCGGACGACGACCTCGGCGATCTGCGCACGCTGGCGGGGGTCTCGAAGTTTCCGGTCCGCATCAAGTGCGCGCTGCTGGCGTGGAACTGTCTCGAGGAGCTGGGCGACGGGACGGACGCCGACGGCGGCTCCGGGTGA
- a CDS encoding diaminopropionate ammonia-lyase: MSALRLSLRSPQLRREAAERILDPSAAATARDVIRSWHGYDATPMVTLPGLAALLGVESVRVKDESSRFGLGSFKALGGAFAVLRALQDEIERRTGTRPTAAELRAGHPLATGITVTTASAGNHGRSVAWGSAEFGCRCVIFLPEDAIPARARVIEEHGARVVRVPGEYDGVVGHTDREAARHGWIVVSDTAYEGYEETPRRIMAGYTLLAAEMLDDLADAGAAPLTHLFVQAGVGGLATGVCGHFAQVCGEGRPRFIAVEPWWADCFGRSLRLGRASIAEPPFHTAMGGLAAGVASTVAWDCLAPLLDAAIALPEPAWTAGAEALESGRLGARIIAGPSGAAGAGALLALARLPGLRRLLGLDASSRIGALVTEQRFD; encoded by the coding sequence ATGAGCGCGCTCCGTCTTTCGCTCCGCTCACCGCAGCTGCGGCGCGAGGCCGCGGAGAGGATCCTCGATCCGTCCGCGGCCGCGACGGCCAGGGACGTGATCCGAAGCTGGCATGGATACGACGCGACGCCGATGGTAACACTGCCGGGGCTCGCCGCGTTGCTGGGAGTGGAATCGGTCCGGGTAAAGGATGAATCGTCGCGCTTCGGGCTCGGATCGTTCAAGGCGCTCGGCGGGGCTTTCGCGGTCCTGCGCGCGCTGCAGGACGAGATCGAGCGTCGGACGGGCACCCGTCCGACGGCGGCGGAGTTGCGGGCCGGGCATCCGCTGGCGACCGGGATCACGGTCACGACCGCCTCGGCGGGGAACCACGGCCGGTCCGTGGCGTGGGGAAGTGCCGAATTCGGCTGCCGCTGCGTGATCTTCCTTCCGGAAGACGCGATACCGGCTCGCGCCCGCGTGATCGAGGAACACGGAGCGAGAGTCGTCCGCGTACCCGGCGAGTACGACGGCGTCGTGGGGCACACCGACCGGGAGGCCGCGCGGCACGGCTGGATCGTCGTCTCCGACACGGCGTACGAAGGCTACGAGGAGACGCCGCGCCGCATCATGGCGGGCTACACGCTCCTCGCCGCGGAGATGCTGGACGACCTCGCGGATGCCGGCGCGGCGCCGCTCACGCACCTCTTCGTGCAAGCCGGCGTCGGCGGCCTCGCGACCGGGGTGTGCGGCCATTTCGCACAGGTGTGCGGCGAGGGGCGGCCGCGTTTCATCGCCGTCGAGCCGTGGTGGGCCGACTGCTTCGGCCGGAGCCTGCGACTCGGCCGGGCGAGCATCGCGGAACCGCCGTTCCACACCGCGATGGGCGGTCTCGCCGCCGGCGTCGCGTCGACGGTCGCCTGGGACTGTCTGGCGCCGCTGCTCGACGCGGCCATTGCGCTCCCCGAGCCCGCATGGACCGCCGGCGCCGAGGCGCTGGAGTCCGGTCGGCTGGGCGCCCGCATCATCGCGGGCCCGTCCGGCGCCGCCGGCGCAGGAGCGCTCCTCGCCCTCGCCCGCCTCCCCGGCCTGCGCCGGCTCCTCGGCCTCGACGCGTCCTCGCGGATCGGCGCGCTCGTCACGGAGCAGCGTTTCGACTGA
- a CDS encoding VOC family protein: MDLGLFSISLTVKDLAASKAFYEKLGFVQTGGDAEANYLIMMNGGTVVGLFHGMFEKNILTFNPGLTREGKPMESWTDVRELERTLRERGVEITQGTEEAGDSGPAHVVLEDPDGNPILIDQFF; encoded by the coding sequence TTGGATCTCGGCCTCTTCTCGATCAGTCTCACGGTAAAGGACCTCGCCGCCTCGAAGGCGTTCTATGAGAAGCTCGGTTTCGTGCAGACGGGCGGTGACGCCGAGGCAAACTACCTGATCATGATGAACGGAGGGACCGTGGTCGGCCTCTTCCACGGCATGTTCGAGAAAAACATCCTCACCTTCAATCCGGGGCTCACGCGCGAGGGAAAGCCGATGGAGTCGTGGACGGACGTCCGGGAACTCGAACGGACGCTGCGGGAACGTGGCGTGGAGATCACGCAGGGGACGGAAGAGGCGGGTGACTCCGGGCCGGCCCACGTCGTGCTCGAGGATCCCGACGGCAACCCGATCCTCATCGACCAGTTCTTCTAG
- a CDS encoding OsmC family protein has translation MAGTFGGALEARGVKADEGRLVANVEGEVETDDGVLVIRRIRARYRLQADEAHADAIRRAFEAHPPKCPVYRTLSGCIDITTELDVVPVD, from the coding sequence CTGGCCGGAACCTTCGGGGGCGCGCTGGAAGCGCGCGGCGTCAAGGCGGATGAAGGACGGTTGGTGGCGAACGTGGAGGGCGAGGTCGAGACGGACGACGGCGTGCTCGTGATCCGGCGGATCCGGGCCCGATACCGTCTGCAGGCGGATGAAGCGCACGCCGATGCGATCCGGCGCGCGTTCGAGGCCCATCCGCCGAAGTGTCCGGTCTACCGAACGCTCTCCGGCTGCATCGACATCACGACGGAGCTCGACGTCGTCCCGGTCGACTGA
- a CDS encoding CoA pyrophosphatase yields the protein MSEGWSAARVAHRLVTAGHTEVDPGAAERHAAVTLVVRPRGRDLEVLFVRRAELPGDPWSGHMALPGGHRDAADADLLETARRELREEVGLDLPRNGFLGRLDDLHPVTRRIPSILISPFVAWHGEDARVSTNAEVQYHVWAPLRALRDPALRSEVRYPDGGHEHVWPSILYEDDAIWGLTHRVVMNFLDIITERTGQ from the coding sequence GTGAGCGAGGGTTGGAGCGCGGCACGGGTCGCTCATCGGCTGGTCACGGCGGGTCACACCGAGGTCGACCCCGGGGCGGCGGAGCGCCACGCGGCCGTGACCCTCGTGGTCCGTCCGCGCGGTCGCGACCTGGAAGTGCTTTTCGTCCGTCGGGCGGAGCTCCCCGGCGACCCGTGGTCCGGCCACATGGCGCTTCCCGGCGGGCACCGGGACGCGGCGGACGCCGATCTCCTGGAGACGGCGCGCCGCGAGTTGCGCGAGGAAGTGGGGCTCGATCTTCCGCGCAACGGGTTCCTCGGACGGCTCGACGACCTGCACCCGGTGACGCGCCGGATCCCGTCGATCCTCATCTCCCCCTTCGTCGCGTGGCACGGGGAGGACGCACGGGTCTCGACGAACGCCGAAGTGCAGTATCATGTGTGGGCTCCGCTCCGCGCGCTGCGCGATCCGGCACTGCGCTCGGAAGTCCGCTATCCCGATGGGGGCCACGAACATGTGTGGCCCTCCATCCTGTACGAGGACGACGCCATTTGGGGGCTCACGCACCGCGTCGTCATGAACTTCCTCGACATCATCACGGAGAGAACCGGCCAATGA
- a CDS encoding dipeptidase: MSDFAAHIDRELPRFHDELKAFLRIPSISTDPGHADDVRACADWVAEHLLAAGMHEAEVIETGGHPIVVGERIHSAKAPTVLVYGHYDVQPSEPDELWTSPPFDPEVRDGRLYARGSIDDKGQVHMHIKALQTRLASGADVPVNLKLVIEGEEEVGSRHLAAFLHEHAARLACDAILVSDTGMFSPELPCITTGLRGIVYTEINVHGPRSDLHSGTYGGAVVNPANALAAILAGLRDEDGRATVPGYYEAVRPISPRERADLERLPMDEETLRRGVGAPALGGEAGFSALERLWYRPTLDVNGLLSGFTGEGSKTVLPSHAMAKVSMRLVPDQDPAQVVEAFEARVRELAPEGVTVEIQRSHGGAPWVADTEHPVFDAASAALESGFGAPPAYIREGGSIPIVQEFEETFGAPALLIGFGLPGSNMHAPDEWIDLEVYRKGIAALADLYGRLADPLA; this comes from the coding sequence ATGTCCGATTTCGCCGCCCATATCGACCGCGAACTGCCTCGCTTTCACGACGAACTGAAGGCCTTTCTACGCATTCCGAGCATCAGCACCGATCCCGGACATGCGGACGACGTCCGCGCCTGCGCGGATTGGGTCGCGGAGCACCTCCTCGCGGCCGGGATGCACGAGGCCGAGGTCATCGAGACCGGGGGGCATCCCATCGTCGTCGGCGAACGGATCCACTCGGCAAAGGCCCCGACCGTGCTCGTGTACGGGCACTACGACGTGCAGCCCTCGGAACCCGACGAGTTGTGGACGAGCCCGCCGTTCGACCCGGAAGTCCGCGATGGCCGCCTGTACGCCCGCGGATCGATCGACGACAAGGGGCAGGTCCACATGCACATCAAGGCGCTCCAGACGCGCCTGGCGTCCGGGGCGGATGTCCCCGTCAATCTCAAGCTCGTGATCGAGGGCGAGGAGGAAGTGGGGAGCCGCCACCTCGCGGCGTTCCTCCACGAGCACGCCGCGCGGCTCGCCTGTGACGCGATCCTCGTCAGCGACACCGGGATGTTCTCCCCGGAGTTGCCGTGCATCACGACCGGACTGCGGGGCATCGTCTACACCGAGATCAACGTCCACGGCCCCCGGTCGGACCTTCACTCCGGTACCTACGGCGGCGCGGTCGTGAACCCCGCCAACGCGCTGGCCGCCATCCTCGCCGGGCTCCGCGACGAAGATGGCCGGGCCACGGTGCCGGGATACTACGAGGCGGTTCGACCCATCAGCCCCCGCGAGCGTGCCGATCTCGAACGCCTCCCCATGGATGAAGAGACGCTCCGGAGGGGCGTCGGCGCACCGGCGCTCGGCGGGGAAGCCGGGTTCTCCGCGCTGGAGCGGCTATGGTATCGCCCCACGCTCGACGTGAACGGGCTGCTCAGCGGCTTCACCGGCGAAGGCTCGAAGACCGTCCTCCCCTCGCATGCGATGGCGAAGGTGTCGATGCGGCTGGTTCCGGATCAGGACCCGGCGCAGGTGGTCGAAGCCTTCGAGGCCCGCGTCCGCGAACTCGCGCCGGAGGGCGTGACCGTCGAGATCCAGCGCTCCCACGGCGGCGCGCCGTGGGTGGCCGACACCGAACATCCCGTCTTTGACGCCGCCTCCGCCGCGCTGGAGTCGGGGTTCGGCGCGCCGCCCGCCTACATCCGCGAGGGCGGCTCGATTCCCATCGTGCAGGAATTCGAGGAGACGTTCGGCGCTCCGGCGCTCCTCATCGGCTTCGGGCTTCCGGGAAGCAACATGCACGCCCCGGACGAGTGGATCGACCTCGAAGTCTACCGAAAGGGGATCGCCGCCCTCGCCGACCTCTACGGCCGTCTCGCCGACCCACTCGCCTGA